One Prunus dulcis chromosome 8, ALMONDv2, whole genome shotgun sequence DNA window includes the following coding sequences:
- the LOC117637585 gene encoding 5-formyltetrahydrofolate cyclo-ligase-like protein COG0212 produces the protein MPLMDSSLLRNSTPFTLGPLPNLLNKTQKCRHSLSSLSLPTNSHKHLFMRRSGSSSGPRNDVTFDEAAYEAERLSLDAKAREEMAETSKIETQQSGVAEDPKAWKWVIRKRIWDMMEARNIAQNPRPVHHRIPNFVGAAAAADKLGGLEVFRVGNCVKVNPDSPQKQVRFLTLSGEKKLLTPQPRLRTGFFSVLESHMLTPSTIKEACTSVGVAKYGRAIGLDEKIKVDLIVIGSVAVDPRTGARLGKGEGFAELEYGMLRFMGAIDDSTPVVTTVHDSQLVDDIPIEKLLVHDVPVDIICTPTQVIFTNTSIPKPQGIYWDKLSPEKLGQIRILRELKRRIEEETGQKLPCGPSEKLPPTARRGR, from the exons ATGCCGTTAATGGATTCAAGCCTGCTCCGAAACTCAACCCCATTTACACTTGGACCCCTACCCAACCTCCTGAATAAAACCCAGAAATGCcgccattctctctcttcactctcCCTCCCAACAAATTCTCACAAACACCTCTTCATGCGGAGAAGTGGCAGTAGCAGCGGACCCCGAAACGACGTCACTTTCGACGAGGCGGCTTACGAAGCCGAGCGGCTCAGCCTTGACGCCAAGGCTCGAGAAGAAATGGCGGAGACTTCGAAGATTGAGACCCAGCAAAGTGGGGTTGCCGAAGACCCGAAAGCTTGGAAATGGGTGATCCGGAAGAGAATTTGGGACATGATGGAGGCCCGGAACATAGCCCAGAATCCGCGCCCCGTTCACCATCGCATACCAAACTTCGTTGGCGCTGCAGCTGCTGCGGATAAA TTGGGTGGGTTGGAAGTGTTTCGGGTCGGGAATTGCGTGAAGGTTAATCCAGATTCACCTCAGAAGCAAGTCAGGTTTCTCACACTGTCTG GTGAGAAGAAGTTGTTAACTCCGCAACCCCGTTTAAGGACTGGGTTTTTCTCCGTTCTTGAATCCCATATGTTGACTCCTAGTACAATCAAAGAGGCTTGCACCTCTGTTGGGGTCGCCAAGTATGGGCGGGCAATTGGATTAGACGAGAAAATCAAGGTTGATCTTATAGTCATCGGCTCAGTTGCTGTTGATCCAAGGACAGGCGCTCGACTTGGCAAGGGTGAG GGATTTGCAGAACTTGAATATGGGATGCTGCGATTCATGGGAGCCATTGATGACTCAACACCAGTTGTCACTACGG TGCATGACAGTCAATTGGTAGATGATATTCCGATTGAGAAGCTGTTAGTCCATGATGTACCAGTGGACATCATATGCACTCCAACCCAGGTCATATTTACCAACACATCAATTCCAAAGCCTCAAG GGATTTACTGGGACAAATTGTCCCCTGAGAAGCTCGGGCAAATTAGAATACTTAGAGAGCTCAAGAGAAGGATTGAGGAGGAGACTGGACAAAAGCTTCCATGCGGTCCATCTGAGAAACTGCCTCCAACAGCTAGACGAGGGAGATAA
- the LOC117638052 gene encoding protein LIKE COV 2 yields the protein MAEAKESTSSPLAQADSEDVPKSPPSSPNSSTREACYAVLQSWVSKKFMTGCMVLFPVAVTFFITWWFVQFVDGFFSPIYARLGVSIFGLGFVTSLAFIFLVGIFASSWMGATVFWIGEWFIKRMPFMKHIYSASKQISSAISPDQNTTAFKEVAIIRHPRLGEYAFGFITSSVTLQRDDGDEELCSVYVPTNHLYIGDIFLVNSEEIIRPNLSVREGIEIIISVGMTMPQVISPIERIPPRQNDRIPLNRMVSL from the exons ATGGCGGAAGCTAAAGAGTCCACGTCGAGTCCGCTGGCGCAAGCCGACTCTGAAGATGTTCCCAAGTCTCCTCCAAGCTCCCCCAACTCCTCCACTCGCGAG GCATGCTATGCAGTGCTCCAGAGTTGGGTCTCAAAGAAATTCATGACCGGATG CATGGTTCTCTTTCCTGTCGCTGTAACATTCTTCATCACTTGGTGGTTTGTTCAGTTTGTGGATGGTTTCTTCAGTCCAATATATGCCAGGCTTGGGGTTAGCATATTTG GCCTAGGATTTGTCACATCCCTTGCCTTTATATTCTTAGTCGGTATATTTGCTTCATCATGGATGGGTGCAACAGTTTTCTGGATTGGGGAATGGTTCATAAAACGAATGCCCTTTATGAAGCACATATACTCAGCCTCCAAACAAATTAGCTCTGCAATCTCTCCAG ACCAAAATACCACTGCATTTAAAGAGGTTGCAATTATCCGTCATCCTCGGCTTGGTGAATATGCATTTGGTTTTATCACATCATCTGTAACCCTTCAG AGGGATGATGGAGATGAGGAGTTGTGTAGTGTTTATGTCCCAACAAACCATCTATACATTGGcgatatttttcttgtcaattcTGAAGAGATCATACGGCCAAATTTGTCCGTGCGGGAAGGGATAG AGATCATAATTTCAGTCGGTATGACGATGCCACAGGTGATATCTCCAATTGAAAGGATTCCTCCTCGTCAAAATGATAGGATACCATTGAACAGAATGGTGTccctgtaa
- the LOC117636987 gene encoding disease resistance protein RLM3-like, which translates to MVASCSAAAIPLEEKYDVFLSFSGVDTRNIFTSHLHAALLRKKIVTYIDYKLERGNEIGPALLEAIEKSKLTVIIFSKNYASSTWCLNELLHILGCMEKYGHIVMPIFYGIDPSIRCIWGMPGIRKNLVR; encoded by the exons ATGGTTGCTTCTTGTTCGGCTGCTGCTATCCCTCTTGAAGAAAAGTACGATGTGTTTCTTAGTTTCAGTGGCGTTGACACCCGCAATATCTTTACCAGCCATCTTCATGCTGCTTTACTTCGGAAGAAAATTGTGACCTACATAGATTATAAACTTGAGAGAGGAAACGAAATTGGACCTGCCCTTCTTGAAGCAATCGAAAAATCCAAGCTTACGGTGATCATTTTCTCGAAGAACTACGCTTCTTCCACATGGTGTTTGAATGAGCTTTTGCATATACTGGGATGCATGGAAAAATATGGACACATTGTTATGCCGATCTTTTACGGCATCGATCCATCCATCAGAT GTATTTGGGGCATGCCTGGTATTCGCAAGAACTTGGTACGCTGA
- the LOC117636986 gene encoding zinc finger MYM-type protein 1-like — protein sequence MERFFKRKSSLVSSNNVDSSRTSSSRQSELDEVLANLQAYLRLRIHMIEYDTNIIDEVRRAYLQKGPCQPRGSDAFTGAGFKNWKKGRERMKVHVGPVGSVHNKAREAATNLMNQNTHIETAVSKHSEQANNDEKVKEVVLENAPGNLKLVAPKIQKDIVNACAGETLDVIMSDLKDRFFSILVDEARDIFVKEQMAMVLHYVDDKGHVIERFVGVQHVTDTTSSSLKDAIDIFFSSNGLSFSKLRGQGYDGASNMRGELNGLKTKILREQPCAYYVHCFAHQLQLALVAVAKKNIDIASFFTTTNSVVNHVGASCKRRDALRAQLQEELVIAFENDCLITGRGLHQETSLKCAGDTRWSSHYGTIISIISMFSSVIHVLQMIIDDNPNDSAGEANKIQREMLTFQFVFHLFLMKAILGLTNDVSQALQKKDQEIVNAMALVKSCKEKLHWMRNNGFDALVEEVSSFCDKHHIDVPNMDEAFVLPRRSRRNAPIKTNRHHYRVELFIYIIDEQLTELDDRFNEVNTELLICLACLSPNDSFVAFDKQKLLCLAQFYPQDFSDGDLLALDDQLELYIHYVSSSSDFCDLQGIGDLAKKMVETRMHRAFNYVYLLITLALVLPVAIASVERAFSVMNIIKGPLRNKMGDQWLSDSLLVYVEKDVFDCIENEAIMLPFNKQKLLPLAQFYPQDFSDEDLLSLEDQLEFYIHYVR from the exons ATGGAAAGattttttaagagaaagtCATCATTGGTTAGTTCGAATAATGTGGATAGTTCAAGAACTTCAAGTTCAAGACAAAGTGAGTTAGATGAGGTTTTGGCTAATCTTCAGGCATACCTTAGACTAAGAATTCATATGATTGAGTATGATACTAATATTATCGATGAGGTTCGAAGAGCATATCTACAAAAAGGACCTTGTCAACCTAGAG GTAGTGACGCCTTCACTGGAGCAGGGTTTAAGAATTggaagaaagggagagaaagaATGAAGGTGCATGTTGGACCAGTTGGTAGTGTTCATAATAAAGCTAGAGAAGCCGCTACAAATTTGATGAATCAAAATACACATATTGAAACGGCTGTGAGCAAACACTCTGAACAAGCTA ACAATGATGAGAAAGTTAAAGAAGTTGTGTTGGAAAATGCTCCGGGGAATCTCAAGTTAGTAGCTCCAAAGATTCAAAAAGATATTGTCAATGCATGTGCCGGGGAAACACTTGATGTTATCATGAGTGATTTAAAAGATAGATTCTTTTCTATATTGGTGGATGAAGCACGTGATATTTTTGTGAAAGAGCAAATGGCTATGGTGTTGCATTATGTGGATGACAAAGGGCATgtaattgaaaggtttgtgggggTTCAACATGTTACCGACACCACTTCAAGTTCACTAAAGGATGCCATTGacatattcttttcttccaatGGTTTGAGCTTTTCCAAGTTACGAGGACAAGGTTATGATGGAGCTAGCAATATGAGAGGTGAGTTGAATGGCCttaaaacaaagattttgagagaacaaCCTTGTGCATACTATGTTCATTGCTttgctcatcaacttcaactagCACTTGTTGCCGTAGCAAAGAAGAATATTGATATTGCCTCTTTCTTCACAACCACTAATAGTGTGGTTAACCATGTTGGAGCATCGTGTAAGCGGCGTGATGCACTTAGAGCACAACTCCAAGAAGAACTTGTGATAGCTTTTGAAAATGATTGTCTTATAACGGGGCGAGGTTTGCATCAAGAAACAAGTCTCAAATGTGCCGGTGACACACGATGGAGCTCACATTACGGTACCATTATTAGCatcatttctatgttttcATCTGTGATTCATGTGCTTCAAATGATTATTGATGATAATCCCAATGATAGTGCCGGTGAAGCAAATAAGATTCAAAGGGAAATGCTTACTTTTCAGTTTGTGTTTCACCTATTCTTAATGAAGGCTATATTGGGACTCACAAATGATGTGTCACAAgcattgcaaaagaaagatcaagaaaTTGTGAATGCAATGGCTTTGGTGAAATCATGCAAGGAAAAGCTACATTGGATGAGGAATAATGGGTTTGATGCATTGGTTGAAGAGGTGTCTTCATTTTGTGACAAACATCATATTGATGTTCCTAACATGGATGAGGCCTTCGTACTTCCAAGGAGGTCAAGGCGTAATGCTCCAATAAAGACAAATCGTCATCATTATCGTGTGGAGCTCTTTATTTATATCATTGATGAGCAACTTACGGAGTTAGATGATCGTTTTAATGAGGTAAATACTGAGTTGCTTATTTGTTTGGCATGTTTGAGTCCGAATGATTCATTTGTAGCTTTTGATAAACAAAAGCTACTTTGTCTTGCTCAATTTTATCCTCAAGACTTTTCGGATGGGGATCTTTTGGCACTTGATGATCAACTTGAGCTTTATATTCATTATGTGAGTTCGAGTAGTGATTTCTGTGACTTGCAAGGGATTGGTGATCTTGcaaaaaaaatggtggagaCAAGGATGCATCGAGCATTCAATTATGTGTATTTGCTTATTACATTGGCTCTAGTTTTACCGGTTGCTATTGCTTCAGTCGAGAGGGCATTCTCCGTCATGAATATTATCAAAGGTCCACTTCGGAACAAAATGGGAGATCAATGGTTGAGTGATAGCTTGCTTGTTTATGTTGAGAAGGATGTTTTTGATTGTATTGAAAATGAAGCTATAATGCTAc CTTTTAATAAACAAAAGCTACTTCCTCTTGCTCAATTTTATCCTCAAGACTTTTCGGATGAGGATCTTTTGTCacttgaagatcaacttgaaTTTTATATTCATTATGTGCGTTAG